The Parus major isolate Abel chromosome 5, Parus_major1.1, whole genome shotgun sequence genome contains a region encoding:
- the UEVLD gene encoding ubiquitin-conjugating enzyme E2 variant 3 isoform X2: MPNTFGCEVRKYKFRDLTIEELKNVSKTYPNFTFSMNTYTFKDGSQKDLLNFSGTVPVKYGKPKSTLIGLIKEMIAKFEEELPLYSLSSSDADRQSELLSYIAKITEGGTDMKSRSKTGRNEGCFNKITVVGAGDLGIACVLAVAAKDVADKVVLLDPSEGTAKGGTMDLEIFAVPNVEISKDFSASADSKVVVLTVNSLGNAQTYLDVIQSNVDLFRGIIPAVSHYSQNAVLLVASHPVEVMTFVSWKLSSFPKSRVIGVGTNLDSERFQYMLTNLLKAEVLAKDAWVIGEQGEDKVPSWTSCNIVADQTEAMAARNSREKVANRAMEILKGKGQRSWSVGLSVADLADSILKDKRKVHSVSTLAKGCCNINSEVFLSLPCILGTSGVIEMVRLEEDPLVQEKLQSSAGSIHDLQQQLKL, translated from the exons ATGCCAAATACTTTTGGGTGCGAAGTGAGGAAG TATAAGTTCAGAGACCTAACTATAGAAGAGCTGAAGAATGTTAGCAAGACCTACCCCAACTTCACATTCTCCATGAACACATACA CCTTCAAGGATGGATCCCAGAAGGACCTCCTGAATTTTAGTGGCACTGTTCCAGTGAAATATGGTAAG CCTAAATCAACTCTCATTGGATTAATCAAGGAAATGATCGCAAAGTTTGAGGAAGAGCTCCCTTTGTACTCACTGTCATCTTCTGATGCAGACAGGCAATCAGAACTTCTCTCCTATATTGCAAAGATTACTGAAG gAGGGACCGACATGAAATCAAGGAGTAAAACTGGCAGAAATGAAGGATGCTTTAACAAAATTACTGTTGTTGGAGCTGGAGATCTTGGCATTGCATGTGTACTAGCAGTTGCAGCAAAG GATGTTGCAGACAAGGTGGTTCTTTTGGATCCTTCTGAAGGTACAGCAAAAGGAGGGACCATGGATTTGGAGATTTTTGCTGTGCCAAATGTGGAGATCAGCAAAG atttttctgcttcagctgaTTCCAAAGTTGTGGTGCTTACAGTTAATTCTCTGGGTAATGCTCAGACTTACCTTGATGTCATACAAAGCAATGTGGATTTGTTCAGAGGAATTATTCCAGCAGTATCCCACTACAGTCAGAATGCTGTTCTCCTTGTTGCTTCTCATCCAG TTGAAGTGATGACATTTGTGTCGTGGAAGCTGAGCTCATTTCCCAAAAGCAGAGTAATTGGAGTAGGTACCAACCTCGATTCAGAGAGATTTCAGTATATGCTGACCAACCTTTTGAAAGCAGAGGTGCTGGCAAAAGATGCCTGGGTTATTGGTGAACAAGGAGAAGACAAAG TGCCATCATGGACCAGCTGTAATATAGTTGCAGATCAAACAGAAGCAATGGCTGCTCGTAACTCAAGGGAAAAGGTGGCTAACAG AGCTATGGAAATTCTAAAGGGAAAAGGTCAGAGATCTTGGTCTGTTGGGCTCTCAGTTGCTGATTTGGCTGACAGCAttctgaaagataaaagaaaggTTCATTCTGTATCCACTCTGGCAAAG GGGTGTTGCAATATTAACAGTGAAGTATTCTTAAGTCTCCCGTGTATTCTTGGAACCAGTGGAGTGATTGAAATGGTCAGACTGGAGGAAGACCCACTGGTGCAAGAGAAACTGCAAAGCAGTGCAGGCTCAATTCATgaccttcagcagcagctgaaactATAA
- the UEVLD gene encoding ubiquitin-conjugating enzyme E2 variant 3 isoform X1 — MPNTFGCEVRKYKFRDLTIEELKNVSKTYPNFTFSMNTYTFKDGSQKDLLNFSGTVPVKYGNSYNIPIHLWILDSHPFAPPICFLKPTANMGIAVGKHVDARGRIYLPYLQNWSHPKSTLIGLIKEMIAKFEEELPLYSLSSSDADRQSELLSYIAKITEGGTDMKSRSKTGRNEGCFNKITVVGAGDLGIACVLAVAAKDVADKVVLLDPSEGTAKGGTMDLEIFAVPNVEISKDFSASADSKVVVLTVNSLGNAQTYLDVIQSNVDLFRGIIPAVSHYSQNAVLLVASHPVEVMTFVSWKLSSFPKSRVIGVGTNLDSERFQYMLTNLLKAEVLAKDAWVIGEQGEDKVPSWTSCNIVADQTEAMAARNSREKVANRAMEILKGKGQRSWSVGLSVADLADSILKDKRKVHSVSTLAKGCCNINSEVFLSLPCILGTSGVIEMVRLEEDPLVQEKLQSSAGSIHDLQQQLKL; from the exons ATGCCAAATACTTTTGGGTGCGAAGTGAGGAAG TATAAGTTCAGAGACCTAACTATAGAAGAGCTGAAGAATGTTAGCAAGACCTACCCCAACTTCACATTCTCCATGAACACATACA CCTTCAAGGATGGATCCCAGAAGGACCTCCTGAATTTTAGTGGCACTGTTCCAGTGAAATATG GTAATTCCTATAACATACCTATTCATCTGTGGATCCTGGATTCCCATCCCTTTGCTCCCCCTATTTGCTTCCTGAAGCCGACTGCAAACATGGGCATTGCAGTGGGGAAACACGTTGATGCACGGGGCAGGATTTATTTGCCCTACCTGCAGAACTGGAGCCAT CCTAAATCAACTCTCATTGGATTAATCAAGGAAATGATCGCAAAGTTTGAGGAAGAGCTCCCTTTGTACTCACTGTCATCTTCTGATGCAGACAGGCAATCAGAACTTCTCTCCTATATTGCAAAGATTACTGAAG gAGGGACCGACATGAAATCAAGGAGTAAAACTGGCAGAAATGAAGGATGCTTTAACAAAATTACTGTTGTTGGAGCTGGAGATCTTGGCATTGCATGTGTACTAGCAGTTGCAGCAAAG GATGTTGCAGACAAGGTGGTTCTTTTGGATCCTTCTGAAGGTACAGCAAAAGGAGGGACCATGGATTTGGAGATTTTTGCTGTGCCAAATGTGGAGATCAGCAAAG atttttctgcttcagctgaTTCCAAAGTTGTGGTGCTTACAGTTAATTCTCTGGGTAATGCTCAGACTTACCTTGATGTCATACAAAGCAATGTGGATTTGTTCAGAGGAATTATTCCAGCAGTATCCCACTACAGTCAGAATGCTGTTCTCCTTGTTGCTTCTCATCCAG TTGAAGTGATGACATTTGTGTCGTGGAAGCTGAGCTCATTTCCCAAAAGCAGAGTAATTGGAGTAGGTACCAACCTCGATTCAGAGAGATTTCAGTATATGCTGACCAACCTTTTGAAAGCAGAGGTGCTGGCAAAAGATGCCTGGGTTATTGGTGAACAAGGAGAAGACAAAG TGCCATCATGGACCAGCTGTAATATAGTTGCAGATCAAACAGAAGCAATGGCTGCTCGTAACTCAAGGGAAAAGGTGGCTAACAG AGCTATGGAAATTCTAAAGGGAAAAGGTCAGAGATCTTGGTCTGTTGGGCTCTCAGTTGCTGATTTGGCTGACAGCAttctgaaagataaaagaaaggTTCATTCTGTATCCACTCTGGCAAAG GGGTGTTGCAATATTAACAGTGAAGTATTCTTAAGTCTCCCGTGTATTCTTGGAACCAGTGGAGTGATTGAAATGGTCAGACTGGAGGAAGACCCACTGGTGCAAGAGAAACTGCAAAGCAGTGCAGGCTCAATTCATgaccttcagcagcagctgaaactATAA
- the UEVLD gene encoding ubiquitin-conjugating enzyme E2 variant 3 isoform X4, whose translation MPKSTLIGLIKEMIAKFEEELPLYSLSSSDADRQSELLSYIAKITEGGTDMKSRSKTGRNEGCFNKITVVGAGDLGIACVLAVAAKDVADKVVLLDPSEGTAKGGTMDLEIFAVPNVEISKDFSASADSKVVVLTVNSLGNAQTYLDVIQSNVDLFRGIIPAVSHYSQNAVLLVASHPVEVMTFVSWKLSSFPKSRVIGVGTNLDSERFQYMLTNLLKAEVLAKDAWVIGEQGEDKVPSWTSCNIVADQTEAMAARNSREKVANRAMEILKGKGQRSWSVGLSVADLADSILKDKRKVHSVSTLAKGCCNINSEVFLSLPCILGTSGVIEMVRLEEDPLVQEKLQSSAGSIHDLQQQLKL comes from the exons ATG CCTAAATCAACTCTCATTGGATTAATCAAGGAAATGATCGCAAAGTTTGAGGAAGAGCTCCCTTTGTACTCACTGTCATCTTCTGATGCAGACAGGCAATCAGAACTTCTCTCCTATATTGCAAAGATTACTGAAG gAGGGACCGACATGAAATCAAGGAGTAAAACTGGCAGAAATGAAGGATGCTTTAACAAAATTACTGTTGTTGGAGCTGGAGATCTTGGCATTGCATGTGTACTAGCAGTTGCAGCAAAG GATGTTGCAGACAAGGTGGTTCTTTTGGATCCTTCTGAAGGTACAGCAAAAGGAGGGACCATGGATTTGGAGATTTTTGCTGTGCCAAATGTGGAGATCAGCAAAG atttttctgcttcagctgaTTCCAAAGTTGTGGTGCTTACAGTTAATTCTCTGGGTAATGCTCAGACTTACCTTGATGTCATACAAAGCAATGTGGATTTGTTCAGAGGAATTATTCCAGCAGTATCCCACTACAGTCAGAATGCTGTTCTCCTTGTTGCTTCTCATCCAG TTGAAGTGATGACATTTGTGTCGTGGAAGCTGAGCTCATTTCCCAAAAGCAGAGTAATTGGAGTAGGTACCAACCTCGATTCAGAGAGATTTCAGTATATGCTGACCAACCTTTTGAAAGCAGAGGTGCTGGCAAAAGATGCCTGGGTTATTGGTGAACAAGGAGAAGACAAAG TGCCATCATGGACCAGCTGTAATATAGTTGCAGATCAAACAGAAGCAATGGCTGCTCGTAACTCAAGGGAAAAGGTGGCTAACAG AGCTATGGAAATTCTAAAGGGAAAAGGTCAGAGATCTTGGTCTGTTGGGCTCTCAGTTGCTGATTTGGCTGACAGCAttctgaaagataaaagaaaggTTCATTCTGTATCCACTCTGGCAAAG GGGTGTTGCAATATTAACAGTGAAGTATTCTTAAGTCTCCCGTGTATTCTTGGAACCAGTGGAGTGATTGAAATGGTCAGACTGGAGGAAGACCCACTGGTGCAAGAGAAACTGCAAAGCAGTGCAGGCTCAATTCATgaccttcagcagcagctgaaactATAA
- the UEVLD gene encoding ubiquitin-conjugating enzyme E2 variant 3 isoform X3 produces the protein MGIAVGKHVDARGRIYLPYLQNWSHPKSTLIGLIKEMIAKFEEELPLYSLSSSDADRQSELLSYIAKITEGGTDMKSRSKTGRNEGCFNKITVVGAGDLGIACVLAVAAKDVADKVVLLDPSEGTAKGGTMDLEIFAVPNVEISKDFSASADSKVVVLTVNSLGNAQTYLDVIQSNVDLFRGIIPAVSHYSQNAVLLVASHPVEVMTFVSWKLSSFPKSRVIGVGTNLDSERFQYMLTNLLKAEVLAKDAWVIGEQGEDKVPSWTSCNIVADQTEAMAARNSREKVANRAMEILKGKGQRSWSVGLSVADLADSILKDKRKVHSVSTLAKGCCNINSEVFLSLPCILGTSGVIEMVRLEEDPLVQEKLQSSAGSIHDLQQQLKL, from the exons ATGGGCATTGCAGTGGGGAAACACGTTGATGCACGGGGCAGGATTTATTTGCCCTACCTGCAGAACTGGAGCCAT CCTAAATCAACTCTCATTGGATTAATCAAGGAAATGATCGCAAAGTTTGAGGAAGAGCTCCCTTTGTACTCACTGTCATCTTCTGATGCAGACAGGCAATCAGAACTTCTCTCCTATATTGCAAAGATTACTGAAG gAGGGACCGACATGAAATCAAGGAGTAAAACTGGCAGAAATGAAGGATGCTTTAACAAAATTACTGTTGTTGGAGCTGGAGATCTTGGCATTGCATGTGTACTAGCAGTTGCAGCAAAG GATGTTGCAGACAAGGTGGTTCTTTTGGATCCTTCTGAAGGTACAGCAAAAGGAGGGACCATGGATTTGGAGATTTTTGCTGTGCCAAATGTGGAGATCAGCAAAG atttttctgcttcagctgaTTCCAAAGTTGTGGTGCTTACAGTTAATTCTCTGGGTAATGCTCAGACTTACCTTGATGTCATACAAAGCAATGTGGATTTGTTCAGAGGAATTATTCCAGCAGTATCCCACTACAGTCAGAATGCTGTTCTCCTTGTTGCTTCTCATCCAG TTGAAGTGATGACATTTGTGTCGTGGAAGCTGAGCTCATTTCCCAAAAGCAGAGTAATTGGAGTAGGTACCAACCTCGATTCAGAGAGATTTCAGTATATGCTGACCAACCTTTTGAAAGCAGAGGTGCTGGCAAAAGATGCCTGGGTTATTGGTGAACAAGGAGAAGACAAAG TGCCATCATGGACCAGCTGTAATATAGTTGCAGATCAAACAGAAGCAATGGCTGCTCGTAACTCAAGGGAAAAGGTGGCTAACAG AGCTATGGAAATTCTAAAGGGAAAAGGTCAGAGATCTTGGTCTGTTGGGCTCTCAGTTGCTGATTTGGCTGACAGCAttctgaaagataaaagaaaggTTCATTCTGTATCCACTCTGGCAAAG GGGTGTTGCAATATTAACAGTGAAGTATTCTTAAGTCTCCCGTGTATTCTTGGAACCAGTGGAGTGATTGAAATGGTCAGACTGGAGGAAGACCCACTGGTGCAAGAGAAACTGCAAAGCAGTGCAGGCTCAATTCATgaccttcagcagcagctgaaactATAA
- the UEVLD gene encoding ubiquitin-conjugating enzyme E2 variant 3 isoform X5: MPNTFGCEVRKYKFRDLTIEELKNVSKTYPNFTFSMNTYTFKDGSQKDLLNFSGTVPVKYGNSYNIPIHLWILDSHPFAPPICFLKPTANMGIAVGKHVDARGRIYLPYLQNWSHPKSTLIGLIKEMIAKFEEELPLYSLSSSDADRQSELLSYIAKITEGGTDMKSRSKTGRNEGCFNKITVVGAGDLGIACVLAVAAKDVADKVVLLDPSEGTAKGGTMDLEIFAVPNVEISKDFSASADSKVVVLTVNSLGNAQTYLDVIQSNVDLFRGIIPAVSHYSQNAVLLVASHPALSRTLSLRVFSLLLPRLKKIVYFVLCNS; this comes from the exons ATGCCAAATACTTTTGGGTGCGAAGTGAGGAAG TATAAGTTCAGAGACCTAACTATAGAAGAGCTGAAGAATGTTAGCAAGACCTACCCCAACTTCACATTCTCCATGAACACATACA CCTTCAAGGATGGATCCCAGAAGGACCTCCTGAATTTTAGTGGCACTGTTCCAGTGAAATATG GTAATTCCTATAACATACCTATTCATCTGTGGATCCTGGATTCCCATCCCTTTGCTCCCCCTATTTGCTTCCTGAAGCCGACTGCAAACATGGGCATTGCAGTGGGGAAACACGTTGATGCACGGGGCAGGATTTATTTGCCCTACCTGCAGAACTGGAGCCAT CCTAAATCAACTCTCATTGGATTAATCAAGGAAATGATCGCAAAGTTTGAGGAAGAGCTCCCTTTGTACTCACTGTCATCTTCTGATGCAGACAGGCAATCAGAACTTCTCTCCTATATTGCAAAGATTACTGAAG gAGGGACCGACATGAAATCAAGGAGTAAAACTGGCAGAAATGAAGGATGCTTTAACAAAATTACTGTTGTTGGAGCTGGAGATCTTGGCATTGCATGTGTACTAGCAGTTGCAGCAAAG GATGTTGCAGACAAGGTGGTTCTTTTGGATCCTTCTGAAGGTACAGCAAAAGGAGGGACCATGGATTTGGAGATTTTTGCTGTGCCAAATGTGGAGATCAGCAAAG atttttctgcttcagctgaTTCCAAAGTTGTGGTGCTTACAGTTAATTCTCTGGGTAATGCTCAGACTTACCTTGATGTCATACAAAGCAATGTGGATTTGTTCAGAGGAATTATTCCAGCAGTATCCCACTACAGTCAGAATGCTGTTCTCCTTGTTGCTTCTCATCCAG ctttgAGCAGGACACTAtctttgagggttttttctttactgttaccaagattaaagaaaatagtgTACTTTGTTTTGTGTAACAG TTGA